Proteins from one Amycolatopsis benzoatilytica AK 16/65 genomic window:
- a CDS encoding TadE/TadG family type IV pilus assembly protein, with protein MAWWRADRGSVAAEVTLVTPFLIMLLVFVAVVIHRGVDARLRIDDAAHEAARAASIERTPATATTAAQSTAASALSAAGVTCASLSVDTAVGGMRPGGTVSVTLTCAVDFGDALILGVPGQKRLSATAIEPVDTWRSVTVNAAGGGS; from the coding sequence GTGGCGTGGTGGCGCGCCGATCGGGGCTCCGTGGCGGCGGAAGTCACCCTGGTGACCCCGTTCCTGATCATGCTGCTGGTGTTCGTGGCCGTGGTCATCCACCGCGGCGTGGACGCGCGGCTGCGCATCGACGACGCCGCACACGAGGCCGCCCGCGCGGCGAGCATCGAACGCACCCCCGCCACCGCGACGACAGCGGCGCAGTCCACCGCCGCCAGCGCGCTGTCGGCGGCCGGGGTGACCTGCGCGTCCTTGTCGGTGGACACCGCAGTCGGCGGGATGCGTCCGGGCGGGACGGTGAGCGTGACCCTCACCTGCGCCGTGGACTTCGGTGACGCGCTGATCCTCGGCGTGCCGGGCCAGAAACGCTTGTCCGCCACCGCGATCGAGCCGGTCGACACCTGGCGCTCGGTCACGGTGAACGCCGCCGGGGGCGGTTCGTGA
- a CDS encoding pilus assembly protein TadG-related protein, whose protein sequence is MTAFVVVLTIGILALAGLTLDGGLALSAKVKANGQAQAAARAGAQAIDLSAYRSTGTLQLVPTQAVADAQGYLATVGASGSVTVSGDTVTVTITATQGTQLLGLVGISSLTVHGTGSAHPQRGVVTIEP, encoded by the coding sequence GTGACCGCGTTCGTCGTGGTGCTCACCATCGGGATCCTCGCCCTGGCCGGGCTGACCTTGGACGGCGGCCTGGCGCTGTCGGCCAAGGTCAAGGCCAACGGCCAGGCGCAGGCCGCCGCCCGCGCCGGCGCCCAGGCCATCGACCTGTCCGCCTACCGCAGCACCGGCACCCTGCAACTCGTGCCCACCCAGGCGGTCGCCGACGCGCAGGGCTACCTCGCCACTGTGGGCGCCTCGGGGAGCGTGACCGTCTCCGGGGACACCGTGACCGTCACCATCACCGCCACCCAGGGCACGCAACTGCTGGGCCTGGTCGGGATCTCCAGCCTGACCGTGCACGGCACCGGCAGCGCCCATCCGCAGCGGGGTGTGGTGACCATCGAGCCATGA
- a CDS encoding BTAD domain-containing putative transcriptional regulator, with amino-acid sequence MAGTLRFVGRALRGLIAATVLLALVAGLPWALWHFIGWPLPHHVPTWADVQGVLLGPMTTMFLLDFLACACWITWAAFTLDVARCTVDIARSGFDAARLPDFSAAGPMHALAGVLVGAVLLSVLGNRPAPAPATSPATALGTGAHVVATAPAWQHPTPAGEVTVRTAVFATQTTGRHATAVGAPAHPESVVVAAPQDGVHDSLSRIAARTLGDAARWPEIFDLNKGKPQPYGHTFTNPNLIYPGEELTLPADATGPTVPPDNPPSQPTSPAPTTTAPPATTTPPTSLPPATATPQAPSTQQVPPAATGTNTAPSATREPGFSWGPDLFVGLGLAAAVSAALLIARRRHNYRYRPGSGDRDELPVAPVVYQLRLAHLRAERDDTEFDLDNDFTGDYPDDTDVGEGGRPRRVPPPPPVVVGAPQTGPGRPPALAPGLGVRDGREVAIDLASARGLGLLGAGAAAAARALLIAALTTATGHKATSPLAGATVVVPADDLAGVLGRGAARAQLPDALRVVADLDDALDALEAEILVRAAASRQQGAEPESWPPLVLVARPPRQHQRLQAILDNGAPFGVLGILLGQWQPGVTCYVREDGTISATGPGLGEALRGTRMFRLGDDDTAELLTLLHDADPDAPDGDHEAAPSVSSVPRPRIVPDQPADTGEVDLEITAALAPPARPDTELEILGPARASAPSVRPRPPAAPREQPDPPRVADHDTSADESADEAHADVHDEVHEVGGQPAAAGEHTPPPTTATAVDGAPDTTSALITITVLGGLRVLWNPEPGAGHSAADTPAEGRGREITGALQPRTQELLVLLALHPDGATRETLVAALWGQDPPARPTNALHTALSRMRHTLATATDGAVSDIVSVDNGRYRLDPATVRVDYWRFARAVAARRAASTDHARVDAYREVVDSYGGALAEGMTCEWIEPAREAIRRDAIDAVAALARALVEHDPQQTLDLLEVARAFDPHNELLYRDIMRLQERLGRLDAIPRTLTLLTTRLAEVNAAPTPQARGLATRLGQRHDNVDPADPADPVTSATQPGRGRSAAG; translated from the coding sequence GTGGCCGGCACGCTGCGGTTCGTCGGCCGGGCCCTGCGTGGACTGATCGCCGCCACGGTGCTGCTCGCGCTCGTGGCGGGCTTGCCGTGGGCGTTGTGGCATTTCATCGGCTGGCCCCTGCCTCATCACGTCCCGACCTGGGCCGATGTCCAAGGTGTGCTGCTCGGGCCGATGACCACCATGTTCCTGCTGGACTTCCTGGCCTGCGCCTGCTGGATCACCTGGGCCGCGTTCACCCTCGACGTGGCCCGCTGCACGGTGGACATTGCCCGCAGCGGTTTCGACGCGGCCCGGTTGCCGGACTTCTCGGCCGCCGGTCCGATGCACGCCCTGGCGGGCGTCCTGGTCGGCGCGGTCCTGCTGTCCGTGCTGGGCAACCGACCCGCCCCGGCCCCGGCCACGTCGCCCGCCACCGCGCTCGGCACCGGGGCGCACGTGGTGGCGACCGCCCCGGCCTGGCAGCACCCCACGCCCGCCGGCGAGGTGACCGTGCGCACCGCCGTCTTCGCCACCCAGACCACCGGCCGCCACGCCACCGCCGTGGGCGCGCCCGCACATCCGGAGTCCGTGGTTGTCGCCGCACCGCAGGACGGCGTGCACGACTCGCTGTCGCGGATCGCGGCGCGCACCCTCGGCGACGCCGCCCGCTGGCCGGAGATCTTCGACCTCAACAAGGGCAAACCCCAGCCCTACGGCCACACCTTCACCAATCCCAACCTGATTTACCCCGGCGAGGAACTCACGCTGCCCGCTGACGCGACCGGGCCGACGGTGCCGCCAGACAATCCTCCGTCACAGCCGACGTCTCCCGCGCCGACCACCACAGCGCCCCCGGCCACCACCACGCCACCAACCAGCCTCCCACCCGCCACCGCAACGCCACAGGCGCCGTCTACCCAGCAGGTGCCACCGGCCGCGACCGGCACGAACACGGCCCCCTCGGCGACACGGGAGCCAGGTTTCAGCTGGGGACCGGACCTGTTCGTCGGGCTCGGCCTGGCCGCCGCGGTCAGCGCCGCGCTGCTGATCGCGCGCCGCCGCCACAACTACCGGTACCGGCCCGGCAGCGGCGACCGCGACGAGCTGCCGGTGGCGCCGGTGGTCTACCAGCTGCGCCTGGCGCACCTGCGCGCCGAGCGGGACGACACGGAGTTCGACCTCGACAACGACTTCACCGGCGACTACCCCGACGACACGGACGTCGGCGAGGGCGGACGTCCGCGGCGCGTGCCACCGCCGCCACCGGTGGTGGTCGGCGCGCCCCAGACCGGTCCCGGCCGGCCACCCGCCCTCGCTCCAGGGCTGGGTGTCCGGGACGGCCGCGAGGTCGCCATCGACCTCGCGAGCGCCCGCGGCCTCGGCCTCCTCGGAGCCGGCGCCGCCGCGGCGGCGCGCGCGCTGCTGATCGCCGCGCTCACCACCGCCACCGGCCACAAGGCGACATCACCGCTGGCCGGGGCAACCGTCGTTGTCCCGGCCGATGACCTGGCCGGGGTGCTCGGCCGCGGAGCCGCCCGCGCGCAGCTGCCCGACGCCCTACGCGTCGTCGCCGACCTGGACGACGCGCTGGACGCGCTGGAGGCCGAGATCCTGGTCCGCGCGGCGGCCAGCCGGCAGCAGGGCGCCGAGCCGGAATCGTGGCCGCCGCTGGTGCTGGTGGCGCGGCCCCCGCGCCAGCACCAGCGGCTGCAAGCGATCCTGGACAACGGCGCCCCGTTCGGCGTCCTGGGCATCCTGCTGGGCCAGTGGCAACCCGGCGTCACCTGCTACGTCCGCGAGGACGGCACGATCTCGGCCACCGGCCCCGGTCTGGGCGAGGCCCTGCGCGGAACCCGGATGTTCCGCCTCGGCGACGACGACACCGCCGAACTGCTGACCCTGCTGCACGACGCCGACCCCGACGCGCCAGATGGGGACCACGAGGCGGCGCCATCGGTGTCGTCGGTGCCGCGTCCTCGCATCGTGCCGGACCAGCCCGCCGACACCGGCGAGGTCGACCTGGAGATCACGGCCGCCCTCGCGCCACCGGCCCGGCCGGATACCGAGCTGGAGATCCTCGGCCCGGCCCGCGCATCAGCACCCAGTGTCCGGCCGCGCCCACCGGCCGCCCCACGTGAGCAGCCTGACCCACCGCGCGTCGCCGACCACGACACCAGCGCCGACGAGAGCGCCGATGAGGCCCACGCTGATGTCCACGACGAGGTCCACGAGGTCGGCGGCCAACCCGCCGCGGCCGGCGAGCACACCCCGCCCCCGACCACCGCCACCGCGGTGGACGGCGCACCGGACACGACATCCGCCCTGATCACCATCACCGTGCTGGGCGGCCTGCGGGTGCTGTGGAACCCCGAACCCGGCGCCGGTCACTCCGCCGCCGACACCCCCGCCGAGGGCCGGGGACGGGAGATCACCGGGGCGTTGCAGCCGAGGACCCAGGAACTGCTGGTGCTGCTGGCGCTGCATCCGGACGGCGCCACCCGCGAGACGCTCGTGGCGGCGTTGTGGGGCCAGGACCCACCGGCCCGGCCGACCAACGCCCTGCACACCGCGCTGTCGCGGATGCGCCACACGCTGGCCACCGCGACCGACGGCGCGGTGAGCGACATCGTCTCGGTCGACAATGGCCGCTACCGGCTCGACCCGGCGACCGTCCGGGTCGACTACTGGCGCTTCGCGCGGGCGGTCGCCGCCCGCCGCGCCGCCTCCACCGATCACGCGCGCGTGGATGCCTACCGGGAGGTGGTCGACAGCTACGGCGGCGCGCTGGCCGAGGGCATGACCTGCGAGTGGATCGAGCCCGCGCGCGAGGCGATCCGCCGCGACGCCATCGACGCCGTCGCCGCCCTGGCGCGCGCCCTGGTCGAGCACGATCCACAGCAGACGCTGGATCTGCTGGAGGTCGCCCGCGCGTTCGACCCGCACAACGAGCTGCTCTACCGCGACATCATGCGCCTGCAGGAACGGCTCGGGCGCCTGGATGCGATCCCGCGGACGCTGACGTTGCTCACAACCCGGCTGGCCGAGGTCAACGCCGCGCCCACCCCGCAGGCGCGGGGGCTGGCCACCCGGCTGGGGCAGCGCCACGACAACGTCGACCCGGCCGACCCCGCCGACCCCGTCACGTCAGCCACCCAGCCCGGCCGTGGTCGCAGCGCGGCCGGCTGA
- a CDS encoding winged helix-turn-helix transcriptional regulator has translation MKEGDKGFLRGLYDLKYLFGDKWVPAILVTLSDGPMQRKEILSTISSYSIGEEWSDKRAVLHDSYLARTLKKMTEEGLLTRTRHTETFPVTVTYSLNPEVLTFLTLAETLVGWVDDHPELIAQAQAAYSRRNGDEPDSLTGIDELDDLDIADHEDEDE, from the coding sequence ATGAAAGAGGGGGACAAGGGATTCCTTCGGGGTTTGTACGACCTGAAGTATCTTTTCGGAGACAAGTGGGTACCGGCCATCCTGGTCACACTCTCGGACGGCCCCATGCAGCGAAAAGAAATTCTTTCCACGATCAGCTCGTATTCCATCGGTGAAGAATGGTCGGACAAACGTGCCGTCCTACATGATAGCTACCTGGCGCGCACATTGAAAAAGATGACCGAAGAAGGTCTTTTGACGCGCACACGGCACACAGAGACGTTTCCGGTCACGGTTACTTACTCGTTGAACCCGGAAGTCTTGACGTTCTTGACACTCGCCGAGACGTTGGTCGGATGGGTCGATGACCATCCGGAACTTATCGCGCAAGCCCAGGCGGCGTACAGTCGCCGGAATGGCGACGAGCCAGATTCGCTCACCGGAATTGACGAGCTGGACGACCTCGACATCGCCGACCACGAAGACGAAGACGAGTAG
- a CDS encoding helix-turn-helix domain-containing protein, protein MNAMKRRVSYDWRLRDLMADHGMFSTTELVPLLRDRGVELSVSQVHRLVTGTPERLSLTVLAALCDIFECSPAELIRTEAANLTRRTATGTAGAATPPAAGALRPTRARIRPQ, encoded by the coding sequence ATGAACGCGATGAAGCGGCGGGTCAGCTACGACTGGCGGCTGCGGGACCTGATGGCCGATCACGGCATGTTCTCCACCACCGAACTCGTCCCGCTGCTGCGCGATCGCGGAGTCGAGTTGTCGGTCTCGCAGGTCCATCGCCTGGTCACCGGCACTCCGGAACGGCTGTCGCTGACGGTGCTGGCCGCCTTGTGCGACATCTTCGAGTGCAGCCCAGCCGAGCTGATCCGCACCGAGGCCGCCAACCTCACCCGCCGCACCGCCACCGGCACGGCCGGCGCCGCCACACCGCCAGCTGCGGGAGCGCTACGGCCCACGCGCGCTCGCATCCGTCCACAGTGA